One Fusarium poae strain DAOMC 252244 chromosome 4, whole genome shotgun sequence DNA window includes the following coding sequences:
- a CDS encoding hypothetical protein (BUSCO:39373at5125) has protein sequence MSSTSSALPGRQSHARTSSHSLLTGALNANHRVTRRKSVTNPNANVTAIAAALRESERSNALPINSGRRMSKSAAARAAIAGSLPSPPASLPNHKSIPETKQELNGSAIDDEMNDGSADEGTAKFQKARQRRASDGQPLKEGKKSNRVEVRCDKCGKGYKHSSCLTKHLWEHTPEWALTSKLLISKHQQVQLLEAASVLVTMNGIEGNAATPPESTKDFQSEAGSSSPATSRYSDPEERQSSADTTPPPLTEGVSVNGTSYRNKRYSNGYARSYQSAASFGAGSVPYGSGFGHYRQPSNDHHRPSSSGRNATGEDDRDLAAAVELLSCSFGSNNGSRPAMTPADAPPVPPLPAQYLDQATSLSTASFINSFPRRQPESFTRGDMRRPSVDVRMDGSGDSVMDDDDFEMRSRGRSEDDDDGVFGRMEE, from the exons ATGTCGTCCACGTCGTCGGCCCTCCCCGGCCGTCAATCCCACGCTCGGACGAGCTCGCACTCGCTGCTCACAGGCGCTCTCAACGCCAACCACAGAGTGACTCGACGCAAGTCTGTCACAAACCCGAATGCGAACGTTACCGCGATCGCTGCTGCTCTTAGGGAGAGTGAGCGTTCAAACGCCTTGCCCATCAACAGCGGCCGCCGAATGTCAAAGAGCGCTGCTGCTCGTGCTGCCATCGCCGGTAGCCTTCCCTCCCCGCCTGCTAGCCTCCCGAACCACAAGTCGATACCCGAGACGAAGCAAGAACTCAATGGTAGCGCCATTGACGATGAAATGAACGATGGCTCAGCTGATGAGGGAACTGCCAAGTTCCAAAAGGCTCGTCAACGCCGTGCAAGCGACGGCCAGCCTCTCAAGGAGGGCAAGAAGAGCAACAGGGTTGAGGTTCGCTGTGACAAGTGTGGTAAAGGCTACAAGCATAGCAGCTGCTTGACTAAGCACTT GTGGGAACACACACCTGAGTGGGCATTGACTTCCAAGTTGCTCATTTCAAAGCATCAACAAGTCCAGCTGCTTGAAGCTGCTTCGGTTCTTGTAACCATGAACGGCATTGAGGGCAACGCTGCCACTCCTCCTGAGTCTACAAAGGACTTTCAGAGTGAGGCCGGGTCATCATCGCCTGCTACCTCTAGATACTCTGACCCTGAGGAGCGACAGAGCTCTGCCGACACTACACCACCTCCGCTTACCGAAGGTGTCAGCGTCAACGGCACCTCCTACCGCAACAAGCGCTACAGCAACGGGTACGCTAGAAGCTACCAGTCAGCTGCATCGTTTGGAGCTGGTAGTGTGCCATATGGCTCAGGCTTTGGCCACTACCGCCAGCCTAGCAATGATCACCACCGTCCCAGTTCTTCCGGTCGCAATGCCACGGGAGAGGACGATAGAGATCTGGCTGCTGCAGTTGAGCTCCTCAGCTGCAGCTTTGGTAGCAACAACGGATCCCGTCCTGCTATGACTCCTGCAGATGCGCCTCCCGTTCCCCCACTGCCGGCTCAGTACCTGGATCAAGCGACGTCACTATCGACAGCGAGCTTCATCAACAGCTTTCCACGTCGACAGCCCGAGAGTTTTACTCGCGGTGACATGAGACGTCCTAGCGTGGACGTTCGAATGGATGGTAGCGGCGATTCTGTTATGGACGATGACGATTTCGAGATGCGTTCGCGCGGTCGAagtgaggatgatgacgatggtgtTTTTGGTCGCATGGAGGAATGA
- a CDS encoding hypothetical protein (TransMembrane:7 (o43-61i82-99o119-150i180-201o221-246i285-305o317-337i)~BUSCO:41668at5125) produces MATRRSVAATSDDTALTTTPSSPKQVQRPPPSFRDMVPHQAKFPLAIATSFAMASLGYSLLSELTNAELAGLSRTQDTWEEVALLAGWRIVELTIGWYAKLDSLDVAMLDLLSHGPHFYLLTTFYGLNWTTAASALAIDIFSVAVPFYLLRPLSPIHTPSAAAAAGLPNRELLDLPLQSYTAALSTGIYTVVLVLALRFVLPRILVVNYSGVGTLEPAYNASYAAILPVTTLFGIAASTFIFAPFATTARAKEDDKINEFDPVAASLGETVWWNVWGYTVKTKVVIRRTVIVAFVAAVNTFLASYKTMYRVDAIGAAAYAGVWTFAAVCSGIGLGFVGGE; encoded by the exons atggcaacaagaagaagcgtcGCCGCGACCAGCGACGATACGGCGTTGACAACAACTCCATCATCGCCAAAACAGGTGCAGCGACCTCCGCCATCATTTCGCGACATGGTCCCCCACCAGGCAAAGTTCCCTCTTGCGATCGCGACAAGCTTCGCGATGGCGTCATTGGGATACAGCTTGCTAAGTGAGCTCACCAACGCCGAGCTCGCTGGCCTCAGCAGGACCCAGGATACTTGGGAAGAGGTTGCCCTTTTGGCCGGCTGGAGAAT TGTTGAGTTGACGATAGGATGGTATGCAAAGCTAGACAGCCTCGATGTCGCGATGCTGGATCTACTATCTCACGGCCCTCAC TTCTACCTGCTCACAACTTTCTACGGGCTCAACTGGACCACGGCAGCCTCAGCACTCGCCATTGACATTTTCTCAGTCGCCGTGCCGTTTTACCTGCTTCGCCCGCTCTCTCCCATCCATACACCTTCAGCTGCCGCTGCTGCAGGTTTGCCTAACCGCGAACTCCTCGACCTTCCGCTTCAGTCGTACACGGCCGCTTTGTCGACAGGCATCTACACTGTTGTCCTCGTTCTGGCGCTGCGTTTCGTTCTGCCTCGCATCCTGGTCGTCAACTACTCAGGAGTAGGCACTCTCGAGCCTGCCTACAATGCTTCTTATGCTGCCATTCTTCCGGTGACAACCCTTTTCGGTATCGCCGCCAGCACTTTTATCTTTGCGCCTTTCGCGACCACGGCACGTGCTAAGGAGGATGACAAGATCAACGAGTTTGACCCCGTGGCTGCATCTCTCGGAGAGACCGTCTGGTGGAATGTGTGGGGTTACACTGTCAAGACCAAGGTGGTTATTCGTCGAACAGTGATTGTTGCTTTTGTCGCTGCGGTCAACACGTTCCTTGCCTCTTACAAGACCATGTATCGAGTTGATGCCATTGGAGCAGCTGCATATGCAGGCGTCTGGACATTCGCCGCTGTCTGCAGTGGCATTGGCCTTGGTTTTGTTGGCGGAGAATAG